Proteins encoded in a region of the Takifugu flavidus isolate HTHZ2018 chromosome 8, ASM371156v2, whole genome shotgun sequence genome:
- the LOC130529409 gene encoding microtubule-associated protein RP/EB family member 1-like: protein MAVNVYSTSVTSDNLSRHDMLVWINESLQMNLTKIEMLCSGAAYCQFMDMLFPNCVPLKKVKFGAKLEHEYIHNFKLLQVSFKKMGVDKIIPVDKLVKGKFQDNFEFVQWFKKFFDANYDGKEYDPVEARQGQDGMPPPTSATSALTKPPKKPLTQATPRPPVAKVAPKVSNVSAKKPAVGGDDERAELLNELESLKSAIQDMEKERDFYFGKLRNIELICQEKEGEDDETLASIMGILYATDDGFVIPENEDQEEF from the exons ATGGCTGTGAACGTCTACTCCACCTCGGTCACCAGCGACAACCTGAGCCGCCACGACATGTTGGTGTGGATCAACGAGTCTCTGCAGATGAACCTCACCAAGATCGAGATGCTGTGTTCAG gaGCTGCTTACTGCCAGTTCATGGACATGCTCTTCCCCAACTGTGTCCCTCTCAAGAAGGTCAAGTTTGGAGCCAAGCTGGAGCACGAATACATCCACAACttcaagctgctgcaggtctccTTCAAAAAGATGGGCGTGGACAAG aTCATCCCAGTAGACAAACTGGTGAAGGGGAAGTTCCAGGACAACTTTGAGTTCGTCCAGTGGTTCAAGAAGTTCTTCGACGCCAACTACGATGGGAAGGAGTACGACCCCGTGGAGGCCAGGCAGGGCCAGGAcggaatgcccccccccacctctgctaCCTCGGCCCTCACCAAACCCCCCAAGAAGCCCCTCACTCAAG cCACGCCCAGACCACCCGTTGCCAAGGTGGCCCCCAAAGTCTCCAACGTCAGCGCCAAGAAGCCGGCGGTGGGCGGGGACGACGAGAGGGCGGAGCTTCTGAACGAG TTGGAGTCGCTGAAGTCAGCCATCCAGGacatggagaaagagagggacttttattttggaaagcTGCGGAACATTGAGCTCATCTGCCAGGAGAAGGAAGGCGAGGACGACGAGACGTTAGCCAGCATCATGGGCATCCTCTACGCCACAGAC gatgGGTTTGTCATACCAGAAAATGAGGACCAGGAGGAGTTTTAA